One Aquarana catesbeiana isolate 2022-GZ linkage group LG04, ASM4218655v1, whole genome shotgun sequence genomic region harbors:
- the LOC141141148 gene encoding putative inactive cytochrome P450 2G1 yields the protein MKEESKAAAQGTIVFPLLSSVLKDEAYFEKPDEFYPEHFLEGNLKKNEAFIPFSLGKRSCAGENLAKMELFLFFTTLLQNFTFQAPPGVDVDLNPALGFTNAPLPHKICAIPRS from the exons ATGAAAGAGGAGAGCAAGGCAGCTGCTCAG GGAACCATTGTTTTCCCGTTGCTGTCTTCTGTTCTCAAGGATGAAGCTTACTTTGAAAAACCAGATGAGTTTTACCCTGAACATTTCCTCGAAGGAAATCTGAAGAAGAACGAGGCATTTATACCATTCTCACTAG GTAAGAGAAGCTGTGCCGGAGAGAACCTGGCCAAGATGGAGCTCTTCCTGTTTTTTACAACACTGCTGCAAAACTTCACTTTCCAGGCCCCTCCTGGTGTTGATGTGGACCTGAACCCTGCACTGGGGTTCACTAACGCCCCCTTACCACATAAGATTTGTGCTATACCTCGAAGCTAG